TGGCCGGTCACTTTAATTGCGTATTAGGGTGTATGCTCTTTACGACCACTGCTCTAACTTAACCAACCATCGTCTTTCCATGTTACCCCTCAGAGCGTGTGGTGCACGTATTGCCAGCCGTACGGATGAGCTGCGCGAGGAGGACGTGGGCCTGGGGGCGGGCCTGTTTGAGATCAAGAAGATTGGAGACGAGTACTTCACTTTCGTCACAGAGTGCAAAGACCCCAAAGCCTGCACCATCCTGCTGAGAGGAGCCAGCAAGGAAATCCTGGCGGTGAGAAACtgagaaaataaaacatttcaaataatATGCGCTTTTTATTGTACAACAATCACTAAAAGAGATGGATAATGGGGAAAAATAATGTTCATGAGATCAGTCTCTACTCCCCTCCTAGAACATGTCTTTTTTTTATTGTACGTTATCAGAGTAAAGATGACTGACTGAGGTTTTACTTTTGTtctgaaatctctctctctccaccattttCCCTGTTCTCCCAGGAGGTGGAGCGTAATCTGCAGGATGCCATGCAGGTGACCCGCAACGTTCTGCTGGAgcccagcctgctgcctggcgGCGGCGCCACCGAGATGGCAGTGTCCCAGCGGCTGATGGAGCGATCCAAGGCCATCACTGGCGTGGAGCAATGGCCCTATCGCGCCCTTGCCCAGGCCCTGGAAGTCATCCCCCGCACCCTCATCCAGAACTGTGGCGCCTCCACCATCCGTGTGCTCACCGCCCTCAGGGTAAGAGAGCGACGGAGAGAGAGTCAAAGGTAGAACCTCATACCATCTTGGAGTAAGACCCGATGGGagagtgggtgtgtgttgtgtgagagAACGCTCAAGAAGGAGAGAGCGTTGGTAAAAGGGAGATGGAGgatttactgtacattttagtggccttttcaCTGAGCTCCATACCTCTACAGGCCAAGCACACCCAGGAGGACAGTGTATCGTGGGGGGTGAACGGAGAGACTGGCACCCTGGCTGACATGACCGTCCTGGGCATCTGGGAACCGCTGGCCGTCAAGGCTCAGACCTACAAGACCGCAGTAGAGGTGAGACTTGCGACCGCCTGCTTAATACAATGTTAAGAGACGCTACATAAGTGTTCATTAGGTACATGTTTGGATGTGCAGCATTCCTCCATTGAACTCTTTCTCCAGACGGCCATCTTGTTGCTGCGCATCGACGACATTGTCTCCGGACACAAGAAGAAGGGAGACGagcagacaggaggaggacagggtgCTGAGTAGAGGAGAAGAAGACAAGGATCAGGAAGAGGGTAATGGAGGAATAGGCAATCTGAGCTGTGACAACACTGTTCTATAAACCACTAACTCGGATATGACATTTGGTATGGACACTAAGCAGACTGGGATAGTGTTGTTGCATGCATTACATATGAATGCACTAGATTGGGTATTAAGGCACCCCAGTTGgctttggtcagtgtgtgtacggtgtgtgtttGCGCAGTATTTATGGCAGTAAGTAAGATGACTGAATATGTTCTCCTGGGACCAAGGTTTACCTCAGCTAGTCACTGTATTTCTCTGTATGGTAAAACTCCTTTGTGTGACTTTAGTTGAAGAACAGTTGCCAATGGATGGTGACCAAATCAAGAGACCTATAAGTCATTTAAATGAACTACTAAAAAAAATAGACATTGTAAAATGATTTAGAGCCTGCAATGTCCACTTCTGAAGAtcctttttaaatgtttaaagtATGTATTATATGGATTGGATCGTAACACATTACTGCATTTCAATGAATGAGAATGCTTTCTCTCTCCAAAATAATTGTTGGGGTTATTAAATTGGACTGGTGACTATGGTTCTGAATCCTGTTACTCCACCAGAACTTTTTTCCTCCATTACCCCTTTGCCTGGTGCTGTTGCCTGTGATTGTATCAACCTCAATAAAATTGGAAACAGATGACCATAGTCctatatttgttttattcactttGATGACGCCCATGATGTGTGTAGATGTGATTGATTCTCCCATCTCAGATTCTCTCACAATTTGTGTTAATGATGTAGCCTATGATGAAATATGTTGTTTCATTAATTGCTAAGGTGGCATTACATTTGCTGCATCCTGAAATCGATACTGGCGAGTCAGCTGAAGATCAATCAGCTGATCAAATAAGGAACTAGGCACGTGATTCCTCCCCGAAAAAGAAAGATGGCGGCGGATATTATGTACACAATCCACTGTTATGTCTTATTTGTGCTTTTAACGCTTCGATGTTCTTCTAGTTTTATCGGCAATGGTGAGAACTACCGACGGAATGTGAGTTTGATAGTAAATTGTTTATATTTATGTTGTACAGTAATAAAGTTCTATAaaggtagctaactagcttctcAGGGATAGCGTCAGCTGTAGCTAACTAACTTCTGTTTGGATCCAGTTTTCTGTATTTTGACCCGATATACTGGTAGATAGCACGTTAACATATTTTAGCTAGTTGGTGATTTCGAGCATTTTGGATATACACTTTGTGTTTGTATTTTGTAGCGCGAGCCATATTGGAATGATGATCAAAAATCAATTAAACTAGCTATCATAATTTATCCATCGTTTCACCCCAGCCATCCATGCATAACGTAGCGACAGATTACACAATCCCTTGTGGGTGTGATTTTTAAACCCGGGAAATAGTTAAATCTAAGTATGtgggtgttttgttgttgtgattgATAGCGGTGGGTAATTAAAACACAATCTGTTATGGCAGTCTAGGTCCAAATGGCTtcttaatagcttctacccccagccataaATCTGCTGAACGCTCATCAAATGACTAcctggacaattttttttttttttttaccatgctgCTTCTCGCTGTTTATtcgtcactttacccctacctacatgtacagtacatattacctcgactaacctgtacctgtTTATAACCTCGTTtcattattttattgttattctttttttaaactttattttatttagtaaataaaaacagcatttttggttaagggcttataagtaagcatttcatggtaaggtttaccccttttgtatttggcgcatgtgacgaataacatttgatttaaagaGCCATAACGGTACCCAAGAGCTCTCTACTGAAGATGCTGAGATAGCTAGGTCAAATAGTGCTGAAACATATCTAAACCCTACTCTGTGCTGGCAATCCCTCCATATGAATAAAATATTATTGATTCCACATGTATGGATTAAGTGTTGATTATGAACTGTCTCATTAGACTTCCTTGCATAGATCAGTACTCAGTAGGAATCTGACCATGTCAGAACCAGTCACCAGACAATATTTGAGGGTTGTTGGCCTGAGGAGGATGCTGTGCAAATCTGTTAATGATGTATGAATCACCTCTGCTTACAATTTCAGTTTGCTAGTAAGAATCTCATTCTGTGTCACTATGGGAAAATTATAAAATGTACCGTCTCTGTGTGACTTACCTCTTCCCAGTTATCCCTGGAGCTTAACCCTGGTCTAAACTCCTCGCTGACGCCGCTACCCCCTGGTGTTGGCTTGCTCCATGTGCGGGCGCTGGGCAAGAACAACACACTGCACTACCTCCTCTGCAGCCAGGGGGCGCCAGCATTACTTCTGGTGCACACAAACTCCACTTCATCCAAAGTGAAGGTAGACTGGCCTGCCTTCTTGGTACAAAATACCACAGGCAGCCTGAAATTGACTCCGGAGAGCAGTGTTCTGTACAGCAACGCACTCGTCTTTACCAGGGTGAGTCATAAGTTGATTGTCATCCTGTTCATAAGTGTCTGTTGAGGTGATATTCTAAGTGGCTGATACAGGTATCTCATCCAAATGCATAAACTATAAAGATGAGCAAGATGCTAGGTTTTGATCCATAATCCAGGTTATTGAATATTCCACGTCCAAAATTCATGCTCTAGACATTTCTTGTAGATCTTAAATGTTTGGATGGTTGTTATCAATATGCTAATAGCTCTAACAAACACCTGGCTATTAACAAGGGGTTAATTTCAGACTGGGCAAAGCCATAGGTAACTCACTAAACCAACTCATCATTTGTCTCTCGTCAGCTGTGGGAGTACGACGATGTCAACGACACAGCCGTCCCCGAGCACCTACCCCCCTCCAGCTTCTTCCAGCCCTATGAGCTGCAGAACTTCACCTGGGATGACCTGAACAAGACACTTGACCCCATGGCCCACACAGCCCTGCTCTGTGGAAGAGGCGCCAGCGAGAGCTTCAGCAACGGTTCGCTCTGTCTGAAGGTAGGTGGAACTGCATCATCTAAAGCCTGTGTGATGAAATTAGACATTGCCTATCTTCACTAGATTCAGACCTATGCCTGGATCCACTCAACAGATAAAGTGGGACATGGACTCATCTCTACATTAGACCACTTTAAAGGTCTGAAAATGTCCGGCAAACTTTGATTTTATCACTTAAACTTGGTTACTGAAGTGAGTATTAATAATCAGTGCGATATGATTTATTTTATTACATGTTAGCCAGCCTGTATTCAACTACTATCTTCCTATCCTAGTTCTCAGCCTTTGATGTTGAGGGGCGGGACCAAGGCTGGCCCAGCCTCCTCCACAACGCAAACTCCTCCCAGCTGAGGGTGGTGCTGGACGGTGTGGTCCCGAGGTCCAATCGCTCCCGCTTCTCTCTAGAGCTACAGGTTGTGGGCGGCACCCAGGCCATGAGCAGAGTGGACGTGCTCCAGTCAATAGATGATGAATACACACCCTCCATATTCAAGGTGATGTCTCTGTGTGTTATAGACATGTAGTTGTACCAAAGATTTGTATAACTTAActaagatagaccacagcctgtcgtttccaactGGGAACAAATGTGGATAAAATAAGCAATGAgatgggcagagccaagcacgagctagcgagatcgTATTGGCCCGTTCAAGTATAcatctgcatatttccgttagggaacgcctactctgtaaAGTGCgcatgtgcaataactcaatttacCTTTGTACTCCTTCTAAACAAGGCAATTTTTAAAGACTTtagcaaagggtaaagtctataACAGATTATAGCTTTGGGAACAGAAAAATCCATCCTCTCACtgccatatttggtagtgagtggaaacaccaagcggatgcttcatatttatacatccggtgaaatatctgtctcattgttccatCTGTGGTTATACTGGAGTAAATGTTACTGAATAAGAGTATTTAGATGTTTATATTTCAACACATTTTTTGTGGTTGATAATTTATGGTTGATTTACTGTTCTTTACCTTCGTCTCTCTGTAGACTGTCACTGAAGCTTTCAGATGCTACAGTGTCCTTGTCTTTCCTCTCTTTTAGGTATCTCAGTGGGTGTCCTCTCCAGTCAATTCCACCTCTCCTGTTCTTGGCTACGCCCAATGGAAGCCCGTGGCCTACCGCAGGCCATCGCCTCTCTTTGAGGACGCCACTCCCTGCCGCCACTCAACCCCTGTCCCCGTAGCCCAGCTTCCTCCCTCCGGCCTAGTGCGGGCGTATTTTGGAGGGGAGCGCCAGACCACCGGGCTCAACATGACCTTCAGTATCACTGGAGACCCATTCTACAACACCACCAACTACCTCAGCTGGTAGGTAGCAGTTTACATCCTGTTGGTTCATCCTAGCTATAATAGGTTGCATTTTAGCAACTTTAACTGAATTATACACTAAATTTCAGTTTATAGCCCCTCCATTAACCAACTATCAAGCAGCTGAGGTTGATATCTCACACCATCACCAACTACCTGAAATGATAATGAAATTGTCAGCACTGATAATATTCTTCCTCCTCTTGCTTTTCGTACTTCAGGACTGTGTTGGTGGGGCTGGGCTCTCCTCCTGTGGACTCGTTCTCTCCCCTGGTTCTGGTCATCATGGCGGTGGGGCTGGGCACTCCCATGCTGATCATCCTGCTTGgcggggtatgtgtgtgtgtccgcaaGAACAGGCCCCAACCACAGGTCTATGAGCCAATCAACTGAGGCCAAGCCAGGATATGTGTACTTTTAAGTCCTGCTTTAACCAGTTTCTTGCCAATGAGCAGACACCTCTGGGCccatttttttccaaaagttaTCTGGATTTAGCCTATcggataggattaaatgcatagaaatagaatggatGAATAATTTACTTGAATGGGGACAACTGTTCTATTACTtatatttctatgcatttaatctTATCTGATAGGCGAAAAACAGACAACTTTTGAAAAACTGGGCCCTGGTGTCCGGCAGGTGTCActcatttataaaaaaataaaaatgaggtaCATGACTGTCTAATATGGCCACCCATTGTTGGCACAACGGGCCAATAAGGCTTTGACAGAAACACATTTTTAACCACTTGCATAATTTAGGAATGGGCTGAATCATCTTGTGGAAGAGAAAGCCCATGAATGAGTTGATTTAGTTGTGCTTGGAAATGCCAAAGGC
This genomic window from Oncorhynchus clarkii lewisi isolate Uvic-CL-2024 chromosome 32, UVic_Ocla_1.0, whole genome shotgun sequence contains:
- the LOC139392300 gene encoding glycosylated lysosomal membrane protein; amino-acid sequence: MAADIMYTIHCYVLFVLLTLRCSSSFIGNGENYRRNLSLELNPGLNSSLTPLPPGVGLLHVRALGKNNTLHYLLCSQGAPALLLVHTNSTSSKVKVDWPAFLVQNTTGSLKLTPESSVLYSNALVFTRLWEYDDVNDTAVPEHLPPSSFFQPYELQNFTWDDLNKTLDPMAHTALLCGRGASESFSNGSLCLKFSAFDVEGRDQGWPSLLHNANSSQLRVVLDGVVPRSNRSRFSLELQVVGGTQAMSRVDVLQSIDDEYTPSIFKVSQWVSSPVNSTSPVLGYAQWKPVAYRRPSPLFEDATPCRHSTPVPVAQLPPSGLVRAYFGGERQTTGLNMTFSITGDPFYNTTNYLSWTVLVGLGSPPVDSFSPLVLVIMAVGLGTPMLIILLGGVCVCVRKNRPQPQVYEPIN